The following coding sequences are from one Coffea arabica cultivar ET-39 chromosome 11e, Coffea Arabica ET-39 HiFi, whole genome shotgun sequence window:
- the LOC113718921 gene encoding phenylcoumaran benzylic ether reductase POP1 encodes MDVKSKILIIGGTGNIGKYLVEASAKAGHPTFALVRESTISDPKRAVIIESFKSLGVIFLHGDLHNHQQLVNAIKQVDIVISAVGGDLVAHQVKIIEAIKETGNIKRFLPSEFGVDVDRANAVEPAASLNRTKVEIRRAIEAEGIPYTYLVSNGFAGYLNYILNNFGDSFSASPPRDKIVILGDGNPKVVFTKEEDIAAYTIKAADDPRTLNKSVYITPPANTLSYNEIVSLWEKKIGKTLEKIYVPGDEVLKKIQEASMPLKLLLSLAYTFFVKGEIANFEIKASFGMEATELYPDVKYTTLDEYFSQFVSN; translated from the exons ATGGATGTGAAAAGCAAGATTTTGATCATTGGGGGCACTGGAAACATCGGGAAATATTTAGTGGAAGCGAGTGCAAAGGCAGGGCACCCAACGTTTGCATTGGTCCGAGAAAGCACAATATCAGATCCTAAAAGGGCAGTTATCATAGAGAGTTTCAAGAGTTTGGGAGTCATATTTCTTCAT GGAGATCTACACAATCATCAGCAGTTGGTAAATGCAATCAAACAAGTTGACATAGTGATCTCTGCAGTCGGGGGAGATTTGGTAGCTCATCAAGTTAAGATTATTGAAGCAATTAAAGAAACTGGAAACATCAAA AGATTTTTACCTTCTGAATTTGGGGTTGATGTGGATCGTGCGAACGCTGTTGAGCCTGCTGCTAGCTTAAACAGGACCAAGGTTGAGATCCGCAGAGCTATTGAGGCAGAAGGGATACCTTACACTTATTTAGTATCTAACGGATTTGCTGGTTACTTGAATTATATCCTCAACAACTTTGGAGACTCTTTCTCTGCAAGTCCTCCCAGAGACAAAATTGTCATTCTTGGCGATGGAAATCCAAAAG TTGTTTTCACCAAGGAAGAAGACATTGCTGCATACACCATCAAAGCAGCAGATGACCCAAGGACTCTGAACAAGAGTGTGTACATTACACCCCCTGCCAACACCTTGTCCTACAACGAAATAGTATCATTGTGGGAAAAGAAAATTGGCAAGACCCTCGAAAAGATCTACGTTCCAGGGGACGAAGTTCTTAAGAAAATTCAAG AGGCTTCAATGCCATTAAAATTGCTCCTGTCTTTGGCATACACATTTTTCGTGAAGGGAGAAATAGCCAACTTTGAGATCAAGGCTTCTTTTGGCATGGAGGCAACGGAGCTCTATCCTGATGTTAAATACACCACACTTGATGAGTACTTCAGCCAGTTTGTATCAAATTAG
- the LOC140021335 gene encoding uncharacterized protein, producing the protein MGKGAAACGGRSWRRRTVMEQAVGGVRRAKLRGWRSWKGPSRCSFCPSPEIETTEHLFGDGVMAQYVWRFFGAPVGVGWSGSSFRVCMAAWWEGRQRNKPLRFVHQVVPLMICWHLWKARNGMKYEGKRIVGAHFPDCRVPSWSWIQFYLATSTWKTAISHRLVKWVRPFYGSLKLNTDGCSKGNPGLSGGGGVLRDGGRMVLAFSCSFGLASSMQAEARALLFGVKLCLQRGIDTLDVELDSLVLVRILNRLVRCPWGIHTEVQQLIGVASHFPRILHCYRQANQVADTLANTGCLQARDDIYLAALDLPHLAQGALFLDRLGVPSLCQVVVREG; encoded by the exons ATGGGGAAGGGAGCCGCGGCGTGCGGCGGACGAAGCTGGAGGAGGCGCACGGTGATGGAGCAGGCCGTGGGTGGGGTGCGGCGAGCTAAGCTGAGGGGGTGGCGCTCTTGGAAG GGACCTTCTCGATGTTCGTTCTGCCCATCTCCTGAGATTGAGACTACGGAGCATTTGTTTGGTGATGGGGTTATGGCACAGTATGTGTGGAGGTTCTTTGGGGCTCCAGTTGGAGTAGGTTGGTCAGGGTCTTCGTTTCGCGTATGCATGGCAGCCTGGTGGGAGGGACGGCAACGGAATAAGCCTTTGAGGTTTGTCCATCAGGTTGTCCCTTTGATGATCTGCTGGCATCTCTGGAAGGCTCGCAACGGTATGAAGTACGAGGGCAAGAGGATTGTGGGGGCACAT TTTCCGGACTGCCGGGTTCCGTCGTGGTCGTGGATCCAGTTTTATTTGGCCACATCAACATGGAAAACGGCGATCTCACATAGGTTGGTGAAATGGGTGCGACCTTTCTATGGAAGTCTAAAGCTTAACACGGACGGTTGTTCTAAGGGTAACCCTGGCTTGAGTGGAGGAGGGGGGGTGCTGCGTGATGGGGGGAGGATGGTGCTGGCATTTTCATGTAGTTTCGGTTTGGCTTCGAGCATGCAGGCTGAGGCCCGCGCCCTGTTGTTTGGGGTCAAGTTGTGTCTCCAGAGGGGCATCGATACCCTGGACGTTGAACTGGACTCGTTGGTTTTAGTCCGCATATTGAATCGATTAGTACGTTGCCCATGGGGCATTCACACTGAGGTGCAGCAGTTGATCGGGGTGGCGTCTCACTTTCCTCGGATTCTTCACTGTTACCGTCAGGCGAACCAGGTCGCGGATACATTGGCGAATACTGGTTGTCTGCAGGCCCGTGACGATATATATTTGGCAGCTTTGGATTTGCCCCATTTAGCGCAAGGAGCTTTATTTCTAGATAGGCTAGGAGTGCCATCCCTCTGCCAGGTTGTTGTGAGGGAGGGGTAG
- the LOC113717685 gene encoding uncharacterized protein isoform X1, whose protein sequence is MESTLNAEGFESLDANMSAKSRISVSTEEELGNSMERKDADDDFGEPGFGFLKEMISRQDLVDCKLQRIAGENLYNPKY, encoded by the exons ATGGAGAG TACTCTAAATGCTGAAGGTTTTGAAAGTTTGGATGCGAATATGTCAGCTAAGAGCAGAATATCTGTAAGTACAGAGGAGGAACTTGGCAACAGTATGGAGAGGAAAGATGCAGACGATGACTTTGGAGAACCTG GTTTTGGCTTCTTAAAAGAGATGATTTCAAGgcaagatttggtggattgcaAGTTACAAAGAATTGCTGGAGAAAACTTGTACAACCCAAAATATTAG
- the LOC113717685 gene encoding uncharacterized protein isoform X2 encodes MFHHTHSQTPSTLNAEGFESLDANMSAKSRISVSTEEELGNSMERKDADDDFGEPDPQFMAWEDSIFTLLKMVLIMS; translated from the exons ATGTTCCACCATACCCATAGCCAGACACCCAG TACTCTAAATGCTGAAGGTTTTGAAAGTTTGGATGCGAATATGTCAGCTAAGAGCAGAATATCTGTAAGTACAGAGGAGGAACTTGGCAACAGTATGGAGAGGAAAGATGCAGACGATGACTTTGGAGAACCTG ATCCCCAATTTATGGCTTGGGAGGATTCTATTTTCACCTTACTGAAGATGGTCCTAATTATGTCATGA
- the LOC113719491 gene encoding disease resistance protein RPM1-like has protein sequence MAESAVRFLINQISTLLYQEITLLGGLKSDVQFIKDELGSMKAFLREAEAKDDNINDSQLQEWLKQVREVAYDTQDVLDDFTFRFARGYMDGFYGKVGKIYNSIKNLKARHQISLEIKDIKARVGEISARHQRYQSLYGTQERGFSSSRQVNADFDIRAQSLFIEEARLVGIDKPKAELISKIVDDHSQLKVVSVVGMGGLGKTTLVKKVYDDAAVKKQFQSHAWITVSQNFQFRDIIKNLIQQLYNEIRRPVPRRVESMDDNMLIEFVRDFLQEKRYILVLDDVWSIDAWEAIKCVLPDCNTASHAVLTTRMADVASASCLGSLDFVYKMEPLSDKESWTLFCNRTFQSNDCPPNVEEVVKKVLKKCEGLPLAIVAIGGVMALKDKEKTDEWEMILHGFGGEADGSGKLDRIKRVLLLSYNDLPHYLKSCLLYLSIYPEDYPIGVDDILLKWIALGFVEQKEGITSTDIAMRYMKELINRSLIQVKSRSTDGTLATCGLHDFLREIIVSKSKEQSFTTVATRCYN, from the coding sequence ATGGCAGAGAGTGCTGTACGTTTTTTGATTAACCAGATCTCAACTTTGCTTTACCAAGAGATCACACTTTTGGGGGGGCTTAAATCAGATGTTCAATTCATCAAAGATGAACTCGGGAGCATGAAGGCTTTCCTCAGAGAAGCTGAAGCAAAGGACGACAATATTAATGATTCTCAACTCCAAGAATGGCTAAAGCAGGTTCGAGAAGTTGCTTATGATACACAGGATGTTCTCGATGATTTTACCTTCCGCTTTGCTCGTGGTTACATGGATGGATTCTATGGCAAGGTTGGAAAGATCTATAACTCAATAAAGAATCTGAAAGCTCGCCATCAAATTTCTTTGGAGATAAAAGACATCAAGGCCAGAGTTGGAGAGATTTCAGCAAGGCATCAGAGGTACCAGTCCCTATATGGTACTCAAGAAAGAGGCTTCAGCTCTTCTCGTCAGGTGAATGCAGATTTTGACATTCGTGCTCAATCACTCTTCATTGAAGAAGCTCGACTTGTTGGGATTGATAAGCCAAAAGCAGAGCTCATCTCAAAAATCGTTGATGACCATTCCCAATTGAAAGTAGTTTCGGTTGTGGGAATGGGGGGACTCGGGAAGACTACCCTGGTGAAAAAAGTCTATGATGACGCTGCAGTGAAGAAACAATTTCAGAGCCACGCCTGGATAACtgtttctcaaaattttcagtTCAGGGACATCATCAAGAACCTGATCCAACAGTTGTACAACGAAATCAGACGGCCGGTCCCTCGCCGAGTGGAATCCATGGATGATAATATGCTGATTGAATTTGTCAGAGACTTCCTCCAGGAAAAAAGGTACATTCTTGTCCTTGATGATGTGTGGAGTATAGATGCCTGGGAAGCTATCAAATGTGTATTGCCTGACTGCAATACCGCTAGTCATGCTGTATTGACAACACGAATGGCTGATGTAGCTTCTGCGTCCTGTTTAGGATCACTTGACTTCGTCTATAAGATGGAGCCTCTTTCTGATAAAGAGTCTTGGACTCTGTTTTGCAATAGAACATTTCAGAGCAATGACTGTCCTCCAAATGTAGAAGAAGTTGTTAAAAAAGTACTGAAAAAATGTGAGGGCCTACCGCTTGCAATTGTTGCAATAGGTGGTGTTATGGCTCTGAAGGACAAGGAAAAGACAGATGAATGGGAGATGATTCTTCATGGTTTTGGTGGCGAGGCAGATGGCAGTGGTAAGCTTGACAGGATCAAAAGGGTACTCTTACTTAGCTACAATGATTTGCCTCACTATCTTAAAAGCTGCCTATTGTATCTAAGCATCTACCCTGAAGATTATCCAATTGGCGTGGATGATATACTTCTGAAATGGATTGCACTAGGATTTGTAGAACAGAAAGAAGGGATAACATCCACCGATATTGCTATGAGATATATGAAAGAACTCATCAACAGAAGCTTAATCCAAGTTAAATCCAGATCGACCGATGGCACATTGGCTACATGTGGTCTCCACGATTTTCTGCGTGAAATCATTGTTTCAAAATCTAAAGAGCAGAGTTTCACGACTGTAGCCACCAGATGTTACAATTGA